DNA from Aggregatimonas sangjinii:
CATATCTGTTTCTGGAGCCAAAGGCCGCATCTACTTTGAGCGATAATTCGTTCTGCCTACGGCGCCCTTTTACATTTTTGTTCTTTTCGATAATTTTGACCGGACGTTTGAACCCTACCCGATTTCCTTTGAGGATATTGTAATAGCGTAAATGGTACAACCCATCCTTCCCTTTACTGAAAATAACCTCTCCTTTGGCCAAATACTCATTTAAGGAAACACCCAAGAGCTTGAATTTTCTAAGGGGATCCACATTTTCAAAATCCATACGTAGCAGGGCGAAATCATCGGAATTGACATACAGCCTGCCTTTATATTCCTGCGAGCCTTTTGGGGAAAAAGAAATCACATAAACGGCATCGTTACCGATATAGGTGAAATTTTCCAAAGCGAGATGGTAACGGCCGGGCCTAAAAAGAACATTGTAATCGGAATCTTCGAAGACGGGAATATTCTCGTACAGATTGCCCAGTGTCTTGCGTTGGTAGGAAGCGAAGAATTTTTTCCGCTCCTCTTTATTTTTCTTCTCTTTCTCCAAAGCCTTTTGTAGTGCTTCGGAATCTGTGGAATCTACCTCGGTTACGCTCAGCTCCAAAGAATCCAACTTCGTTCCGAACAGTCCCGACTTGATCTTAAAATAAGAGTCGGTTTTTATATTTTTTTTGACGATTTCGTTAAATCGCGCTTCCAACGCATCATAGTCAAGCTCTTTGCTCTTATCGTAAAGCTCGGAAGCCTTGATCAAATCGAGTTTTTGTTCATCACCATCACTGCCGCCGTAAAGATCACCCAATATTTCGGTATAGAAGGTGCTGCTTTTGGGCACGGTGCTGATCACACTATCCAAAAACTGCTTGTTGAGTGCTGGAATGGTTGACTTTCTTAAGGTATAATCGGTCTGAATGATATTGTTCTGAAAGGTCTGGCGGAGGAAG
Protein-coding regions in this window:
- a CDS encoding carboxypeptidase-like regulatory domain-containing protein, which gives rise to MPPKTRFAVVALFIFLCWKGHSQTLSSVILDSTTQEPIPYVTVQLNKRGMITNEEGRFSFRLNEKVNESDSLFISCIGYESIGKPINEFTENIIYLKSKAIELNPVIVTNKNYSPKEILELVEENIEKNYHQGLSKKRVFLRQTFQNNIIQTDYTLRKSTIPALNKQFLDSVISTVPKSSTFYTEILGDLYGGSDGDEQKLDLIKASELYDKSKELDYDALEARFNEIVKKNIKTDSYFKIKSGLFGTKLDSLELSVTEVDSTDSEALQKALEKEKKNKEERKKFFASYQRKTLGNLYENIPVFEDSDYNVLFRPGRYHLALENFTYIGNDAVYVISFSPKGSQEYKGRLYVNSDDFALLRMDFENVDPLRKFKLLGVSLNEYLAKGEVIFSKGKDGLYHLRYYNILKGNRVGFKRPVKIIEKNKNVKGRRRQNELSLKVDAAFGSRNRYEMVVFDYDQINTGAFEAFKEHNNVLPTYLPNYDPEFWKGYDIIAPNQAIQEFKSQVEIEE